From the genome of Phoenix dactylifera cultivar Barhee BC4 chromosome 5, palm_55x_up_171113_PBpolish2nd_filt_p, whole genome shotgun sequence:
TTCGCCCTTGGTGCACGTTTCCAATGAAGTCTCTGTGAATAATGGAAATAAGGAGGAGGTTGAGACAGATAGAAGGGTAATAGAGTATTTGAGCATGAAAGATGTTTTGAAGTCAGTAGCATAGGTGGAGGGTGTCATATCTCTTATAACTTACGATCAGATTAGCCAGCGCAATCCCAATGATATCTCTGTTAGTTGCAATATCAAGTTCTAAAAGTGATTTACTGTTCAAGTCAGAAGCCTTTGATCTAGGATCCTGAACACAATTGCCATTAATCATGGCAAACAAGCTACATCCTGAAGAAGCCCTGAACAGTTCctttagaaaaattaaaaacacaAATTAGTGCATGAGGGTTGACATCATTTCAATTTGGAAATTGGACAATGcagtggcatcaaatttactctCCATGACTCTGCACTATCATAGAAAGATACGACATATCTAGAAATGGGTAATGTTTATAAACACTAGAAAAGACCCATTATAGTAATCAGACAAAAATTGATCCAAAAAAAGGGATTTTCAACCCAGTAAATAAGGATAAAAATGGGGTTCAGAGAGCTAAAAACAGAATGGAAGCAGATATAATGGGTATAAGAGATCCAATGATGAAAAAAATTGTTATCTAAAGATTCTAAACTATAGTTATCGATTTGACTTCTAAACTATAAGAGGAAACGAAGTGGTAGCACGATGACAATGTTAATCATGTTCGCAAGAGTGCAAATCTAAAAAATCAGCTATAATCAGTAAATAAGATACCTCTGGATTCCCTGTCTGGGGCCAAATCAAAAAATCTTCCCCAACACAAGAACCAACAATGGTAATACCAAGTCTTCGACAGATTTCAATATAAATGATGCTAAGCACGATAGCTGCCAGCAAAACAGAAATTCAATATAAATGTATCAGTTGAAAACCGTATACATAAGTACGACCAAACAAGGAAATACATCTGATAGTGAACCATAAACAGCCAGAAAGAATCAAGCTTTACCACTGCCACATCCACAGCTAAGTACTATATGGAAGTACGAAAACTTTGAATCTAGAAACACAGGCAGTCTTTTGAAGCCTCTTGATTCAAAAAGAACAGCATTAACAGCCTCCAACACTTCCTCCAAATGGCACCCTATGTCTCTTGAGACCAACTCTGTTTCCACTTCCTTTGCTATCGTATCTAATTCATTTAACCACCCAGACACGCTCTTGCCAGCTAAAGAAATATCTTCTACATTACTAACTTCCGGTTCAGCCTTGAAAGGAACTGCAGcatcctttctttcatttacAAATGAGCACATATCCATATCTCGATGAAAAGCCATAAAAGCTTCATCTTCAGCAGCAATATACAGCAAGGCCTACAATTTTTTTGCAAGATTAGTTTCAGCAACCATCATATCAACACACTCCGAATTCAGCATGTAATATAACAGAAAGGTAGTAAACCACTGAAATTTGTTTTGTTTATGTTTTTCAGGAAGAAAAACATTGTTAGTAGCCAACATCACATGTTATGCCATTTACTGACTCCATGCATGAACGTTCAGAATTTATGATAATGGGGATGGGATGGATTACCACTATGAAACAacagttaaaaaataaaaactctaTTCGTGAGTTTGGCAGGAAGCTGAGTCCCATTACAAAGAAAACTACTGATCTACAAATGCACGGCTATCAAATAAGCAATGGATAACCTCTGCAAGGTCCAATTCAACCACAAAATGCTAGCAGCATACTATAGTAGTTGATAACAGAGAATGCGGATAGCCATGGACGACACATGAATGCAGAAAAAATGCACAACcagataaaaagtaataaagtgCACAGATGAAGCATGGGATTTCCTACTACTCTCATGCTCAGTTATCTCTTAATCTCCTCCATAGTTTGTCACCTACGTCATGCTGCAGAGAAGGAATCAAAATTCATGAGTTCACCAGTCAAACTTATGAAACAAAAATGAAGGGTTATCTGTAGTTGCCCATCATGATGGGAATTCATTTATTTTAGAGTTTCCTTCCACCTTAAATTTTAGCAAATGCCAGTGTGATCAAGTTTCACAGCTTTACATATGAAGCGAAACTAATGGCAATAGGACCAAAGCAAACTGAAAAGGCAGCTAGTTGTGGCTATTGATGCTTCTAAAGAACACGACAGCGCTAAAGATGACGCATCTTACTCGCCTAAATTTTTTCTCAAGAGCAAAATGAGCACAAGTCAAATAACGACAACCATCACAACAAAATTGCCAACGAATTCCACAGATCGGTGATTAAAGATACAAGATATGCCTACAAACAGATGCGAGCATAGAAGATACCCTGGCAAGCGAAACATCTTTATCCTCGGACTTGAAGGAGATCTCCTGGGTGAATTTTTCCCTGGCAATCTTGAGAATCTGCATCCATTGTTTTACATCCatgcccaaaaaaaaaggagaaaaaaaagagagagagaacgtGTTGATCAATAAAGACGAAGGCGCGAGTAtcgaagagaaaagaaagaaaaagaggagagaagaaaCGAGATAACGGAAACGGTGGGATCCAAGATCCATCTCGTCGAGGGCAACGATCGATCCGCGAACGGCTCGGGTGCGTACAATCGTAGAGGCGGAGATGGAGAAGTGGAGGAACGGACCTTGAGATCGGAACCGGAGCGTGGATCGCTCGCTTGACTGCAGAGCGTGGGGGAAACAACGGCCGGGGGGAGGGGGCTCCCCACGCGCCTCGTCTTCTTCCCGTTCCAGTCCCATCCACGACGATGACGATCATACCTGATCGTAACAAGAAACGGTGTGGTAGCAGCACAGCCCTCTCACTAAGCCCTCTCTGACTCTCTCACCCTCTTTttcttccccctctccctctccccatcTCTTCCTATctcatctatctatctatccatCTCGGTATCTGACTTCTCTACCTAGCTCTCTTTCGAACCAAGAACCACATCAACCCCCCAGCAAGAACCCTCCCATCCCGGATGCAACAATAGGGCTAAATCACAGGGTAAGAGGGGAAGAGAGCAAGGGTATCTACCTGAGAGACCGACTCCAGCCGCCGCTCCACGTCGAGGACAGGATCGACGCCATGGTGGCCGAAAGCATCGGACCCGGGCCCCCAATTCTTCAAGGGCCaacaagagaaggaggaggaggagcagcaggcggaggaggagggcgaTGAAGAGGGGACGGCAGGGCGGAGATCATGCGTCGACGTCTCCACCGGAGAGAGAAGACCGACGGGCACTTATTCTTGGGCAACGGAAGGAGGGGCAGCACGCGGCACCTGACGCAGTCTCGCTGGCGAAGGGCGAACAAGAGGAGGAACAGCAACGATGGATGGTGTGATCTCCCGAGCCGCCGTCCATGTTCCTCCGGCGAATACGAGGATGCACCGCTGATGATGATATCCACGCACTGCTCTCACTACTCACCACCACCATTAACCCCCCCTGCCTTCCCTTTTTATTTTCCCCCGATTTGCCTCTCTCTTACTTCGTTTATCTTACTCCCAGAAACGGAACATGAGACGGAGAGACGAGGCGAAAGGAGAGGGTATCAAGAGAGTGGAATGGCACTATTTGTCCGTTTCTGTTTCGGCTGTCATGCGATCGACTCCACCGGAAGGAAGATAAGAGGAGCAGCGGGGCCAGTGGCAGCGAAGAGGGGGAAGGAGTGAGGAAAGAGTAGGCAAGTTGGATTGCAAAATTGTGGGGGGGAATAGTACGGAGGCCGTAGGGTTGGATGCGTGAACCGGTGCGGTCCTTTCCGGTGCGCTAATGTCTATCCGATTAATTAAAAACGACCTGCTTGCTTGCGTACATATATAGCTATGATTCTAATCGTGTCGATTAGCTTTCTCGATTGCTGGCGCGATGATGGGTAATGGAAGGGGCGGATGCTGGCGGACCGACGGCGATGGGTCgttttctcctttcttattcTGCTTGAAGTCAGTCATTCTTCCGTGATGGACTCGGTTGCTCGTTGTTTGGAGCTGGGGGTGAGCTTCCGAGTTGCTTCTTGGGGTGGGGGTAAGCTGACGTTAATGTGACTCGCACGCCTAGGGTGCGATGCAATGCCCTGCTTGTGCCGCAACCTCGACGGGTTCCCTCCGGTCATCGACGCACCTCGGCCTCCCTGGCCTCTTTCATCGAGACGGATTTCTCAAGAATTTGATTGCAGGATATGTTGAATTTactttgatactatttgtaacaacttatAACCtcatataaaaaaattagatgaaaacaattatttagttttatataaattttttatatattaccaTATAAAACACACGTCTTGGATActtattgttgctggaaattggacccgggggtggctgtcggctgaggaggaggagctccggcacgAGAATGGCGGAtggcggtctgtcggcgggcggcgtcctccgggagacctgcaaaatgccggtggccggggtttccggcaccggtcctccgatgcttaagtcagagaggggcttcttcctcccaagggaggGCTTAGAACTTCTACATACAGTCCATCTCCTTCTctaaaattaagcccccctctgacttatgcattttgcaggtttcccgaaggacgtcgcccgccgacggaccgccacccgccTTTCTCGCGccagagctcctcctcctcagccgacggctgcccccgggtccaatttccagcaacagttgacgctagaggaagggtccgAGTTGCGGCTatgaaactaaggagcagaAGAGCCTTTAATGCCTCTCGGCATCATGCTCCAAGTTCCGAATGCTCAGTTCAGAATTCACCACCAAGATCTCCggtagatcaagttccacaagtccaacccgagcacttcgacgcgctagtgcagcaagtccaagcgctagccatTGCAGTCTAAAGtctgcaacaagtggaggcccctcctgtgccgcctccacgggttcatgttaagcagaggaagaaactttctcccgagctatctcgaatcaggcatggctcccgttgcaacgacgtatgtgggggcaaccagtgagaagtagtagcccaagtcttacgtcaacgagttggagggaaagagaaataaaagctgaggtctggagaaggagagttatggagctttaaaatgAGATTGTAAGCCTCTGTGGCAAAGGGTACAGCCCCATTAAATCCTATTATCCTTCCAAGTCTTCTGTCTTCCGGCAGCAAGTAAGAAACTagcatgtactccctcctcacgGGCGTAAGTCCTCAAGACGGCGCCCGCGACGTTGCTCTCCttcagagcgtcgccatcaccgaagcccccgccgagctcatgcaggccgagccgagctcagaagaccgagctcatgcagaaggCCGAGCTTATGCAGACTGCTAAGCTCAGAAGGCtgtcgagctcatccaggccgagctcatgtagGCTGCCaggctcagaaggctgccgagctcagaagcctgagctcagaagcccgaacgcagaacacctcccccagaaaatcgagccaaagaaagCTGGTGCTAAgtcaagtcctgagggacttcgaagttcggaagccatcaaaatatctccaaaaggtacaggatgccactttggcttcaaataatttcaatgttttatctattttcaggtcggagaatccaaaaaacgaccTACGGGTATCTCTATCTCCAACATCGCCGCGCTCCAAATAagggcgcacgatcgccaacgGACGAAGTCCGTCTCCTGTATGTGTCTCCAATGATGCCCCGACTAAGCTCGGGATGCCAAtttgacgacattcgacgcccttcgacgacattcgacgccactcgacgccattcgacgacattcgatgccactcgacgccattcgacgacattcggcgccactcgacgccattcgacgacattcgacgccattcgacgacattcgatgccactcgacgccattcgacaaCATTCGACGCCACTCGACGACATTCGATGCCATGTCAACGCCGTTCGATGCCATATCAACGCCGTTCGACGCCCTGTCAACGCCGTTCGACGCCTCATACGACAACACGCCCcaatctgagtgggggcaccctgctgagtcgaccacaagccaaagaaggctgctgagtcgacctaaagcacttaactccaactgcatgagaggtacaccctacttggcacgcatatctccatatatatttggctatattacaggatgatcgatgactggactacttccttcgcccgagccaaaaagcagctcgaacttggaagtcggggggtagtgttgggagaaaaatggaccacctacaaattaaagcacccaaatcagaaggctgccgagatcATCCAGGCCGATCTCAGAAGGccaagaccagaaggccgagctcagaaggctgccgagctcatccaggccgagctccgaaggccgagaccagaaggctgccgagctcattcaggccgagctcatgcaggctgccgagctcagaaggccgagcacagaaggccgagttTAAAAGGCCGAGactagaaggccgagcacagaaggttgCCTAACTCAAAAGGCCGAGcatagaaggctgccgagcttatTCAGGCCGAGCTTAGAAAGCtgtcgagctcatgcaggctgccgagctcagaaggccgagcacagaaggccgagaccaaaaggccgagaccagaaggctgagcACAGAAGACTGcctagctcagaaggccgagcacagaaggctgccgagctcattcaggccgagctcatgcaggctaccgagctcagaaagctgccgagctcagaaggtcgagcacagaaggccgagaccaaaaggtcgagaccagaaggccgacctcgtcgtccacatgctgcggccatgccctgcagcagcctcaccgtaCCATACTTTATTTGCCgaccacgccacgacatatcaaccagggaccataccctgctacgactatcAACgtctcaccattcccaagaatgtactgcactgcgcaccacaagcaagctctggctacacgccatctcctcccatgatggaaaCGGGCCATCCATGGCAACTCATTATTTCCACGCCCACGTcgaatcgtgacggtaacccattaattcgctcagtcacatcacaggtaatcctggcactccccctataaaaggggagcttctccctctaaaaaggggGCTTCGTCCTTCCAAGGGAGGGCTTGAGACTTCTACATACagtccatctccttctccaaaattaagccctcctttgacttaagcatcggagggccggtgccggaaaccccggccaccggtatTTTGCAGGTCTcctggaggacgccgcccgccgacggaccgccacccgccattctcgcgccggagctcctcctcctcagccgacggccgccctcgggtccaatttccagcaacacttatATATGCtaaaaaatacaaataataTATTCTGGATTAATCCATTTGACTAGAGAATACCACAATATGAGCTTAATTATTTGGGCTGACCATATATAAATTATGATGTTTATAATTAAATTATAGTACTTATGGTAGATTTGAACGTGAACATCATGATTTGAACAGGCAAGATATGTGGGAATTGATGCATGGCGGCGAAGATTGATGCACAGCCAAGTGACGTGGTGAAATTGAGCAAATAGAGTTGCCGTGAACCCAAATAGGGGGGGAAATTGAGCAAAGTGAGGGTGTGGATCGCACACGTCGAATCCCTTCTGCCA
Proteins encoded in this window:
- the LOC103712990 gene encoding uncharacterized protein LOC103712990 isoform X4: MAFHRDMDMCSFVNERKDAAVPFKAEPEVSNVEDISLAGKSVSGWLNELDTIAKEVETELVSRDIGCHLEEVLEAVNAVLFESRGFKRLPVFLDSKFSYFHIVLSCGCGSAIVLSIIYIEICRRLGITIVGSCVGEDFLIWPQTGNPEELFRASSGCSLFAMINGNCVQDPRSKASDLNSKSLLELDIATNRDIIGIALANLIRLHWKRAPRANWGLMLTSPLRPVHPGNDKTNMAESTRNPLFRPQELRLAIMASERLLILQPHNWRLRRDHGMLLYFNRRYGEAVQELSICMAFAPVEEAEVLEPFVEKLHLLRLLSSWESWEQAGSVAIP
- the LOC103712990 gene encoding uncharacterized protein LOC103712990 isoform X2 → MLSATMASILSSTWSGGWSRSLRYDRHRRGWDWNGKKTRRVGSPLPPAVVSPTLCSQASDPRSGSDLKILKIAREKFTQEISFKSEDKDVSLARALLYIAAEDEAFMAFHRDMDMCSFVNERKDAAVPFKAEPEVSNVEDISLAGKSVSGWLNELDTIAKEVETELVSRDIGCHLEEVLEAVNAVLFESRGFKRLPVFLDSKFSYFHIVLSCGCGSAIVLSIIYIEICRRLGITIVGSCVGEDFLIWPQTGNPEELFRASSGCSLFAMINGNCVQDPRSKASDLNSKSLLELDIATNRDIIGIALANLIRLHWKRAPRANWGLMLTSPLRPVHPGNDKTNMAESTRNPLFRPQELRLAIMASERLLILQPHNWRLRRDHGMLLYFNRRYGEAVQELSICMAFAPVEEAEVLEPFVEKLHLLRLLSSWESWEQAGSVAIP
- the LOC103712990 gene encoding uncharacterized protein LOC103712990 isoform X3, whose product is MGLEREEDEARGEPPPPGRCFPHALQSSERSTLRFRSQGPFLHFSISASTIVRTRAVRGSIVALDEMDLGSHRFRYLVSSLLFFFLFSSILAPSSLLINTFSLSFFSPFFLGMDVKQWMQILKIAREKFTQEISFKSEDKDVSLARALLYIAAEDEAFMAFHRDMDMCSFVNERKDAAVPFKAEPEVSNVEDISLAGKSVSGWLNELDTIAKEVETELVSRDIGCHLEEVLEAVNAVLFESRGFKRLPVFLDSKFSYFHIVLSCGCGSAIVLSIIYIEICRRLGITIVGSCVGEDFLIWPQTGNPERLHWKRAPRANWGLMLTSPLRPVHPGNDKTNMAESTRNPLFRPQELRLAIMASERLLILQPHNWRLRRDHGMLLYFNRRYGEAVQELSICMAFAPVEEAEVLEPFVEKLHLLRLLSSWESWEQAGSVAIP
- the LOC103712990 gene encoding uncharacterized protein LOC103712990 isoform X1, with product MGLEREEDEARGEPPPPGRCFPHALQSSERSTLRFRSQGPFLHFSISASTIVRTRAVRGSIVALDEMDLGSHRFRYLVSSLLFFFLFSSILAPSSLLINTFSLSFFSPFFLGMDVKQWMQILKIAREKFTQEISFKSEDKDVSLARALLYIAAEDEAFMAFHRDMDMCSFVNERKDAAVPFKAEPEVSNVEDISLAGKSVSGWLNELDTIAKEVETELVSRDIGCHLEEVLEAVNAVLFESRGFKRLPVFLDSKFSYFHIVLSCGCGSAIVLSIIYIEICRRLGITIVGSCVGEDFLIWPQTGNPEELFRASSGCSLFAMINGNCVQDPRSKASDLNSKSLLELDIATNRDIIGIALANLIRLHWKRAPRANWGLMLTSPLRPVHPGNDKTNMAESTRNPLFRPQELRLAIMASERLLILQPHNWRLRRDHGMLLYFNRRYGEAVQELSICMAFAPVEEAEVLEPFVEKLHLLRLLSSWESWEQAGSVAIP